A genome region from Blautia coccoides includes the following:
- a CDS encoding uroporphyrinogen decarboxylase family protein, with amino-acid sequence MTPKENFRKFFQHERGEWFPSFFTDANLAVFITGMDERAPRNQSGKDFFGCTWVFDPVGNAAVPDTSVPPILDDICDWREKVVFPDLDAVDWEESAKADKVDQYDPDKFNYTMLLEGPFERLHTLMGFENALCAMLTDPEEVGAFFDRLTDLKCKELEILKKYYHTEAVCFHDDWGTQKNMFFSPDIWRSLIKPQIKKITAHCHSLGMFFDMHSCGKMDQIIAEFPEIGIDSFQGQGINDIVGAMKKTGRSLSYNITPKYQDLEAAAAAETLTEEEVRSRIREEVLSCAKNGIYTTAFVPVKTWWFPIAMQEAKACEKEIFTM; translated from the coding sequence ATGACACCAAAAGAAAATTTCAGAAAATTTTTCCAACACGAACGGGGGGAATGGTTTCCCAGTTTTTTCACAGACGCCAATCTGGCGGTGTTTATAACGGGAATGGATGAGCGTGCACCCCGCAACCAGTCAGGCAAGGATTTCTTTGGATGTACATGGGTGTTTGATCCGGTGGGTAACGCGGCAGTTCCCGACACCAGTGTACCCCCGATTCTGGATGACATCTGTGACTGGCGGGAAAAGGTGGTATTTCCTGATCTGGATGCTGTAGATTGGGAAGAAAGCGCAAAGGCAGACAAGGTGGACCAGTATGACCCGGATAAATTTAATTACACCATGCTGCTGGAAGGCCCGTTTGAGCGTCTGCACACACTCATGGGGTTTGAAAATGCACTCTGTGCCATGCTGACAGACCCGGAGGAGGTTGGTGCCTTTTTCGACCGGCTGACGGATTTAAAGTGCAAAGAACTGGAAATCCTGAAAAAATATTACCACACAGAGGCCGTATGCTTCCATGATGACTGGGGCACCCAGAAAAATATGTTCTTTTCTCCTGACATCTGGCGCAGCCTCATAAAACCGCAGATCAAAAAAATCACTGCCCACTGTCACAGCCTCGGTATGTTTTTTGATATGCATTCCTGCGGCAAGATGGATCAGATCATTGCGGAGTTCCCGGAAATCGGCATAGATTCCTTCCAGGGACAGGGGATCAATGACATTGTGGGGGCAATGAAAAAGACAGGCAGAAGCCTGTCCTATAACATCACACCAAAATATCAGGATTTGGAAGCCGCAGCAGCGGCAGAAACCCTGACAGAAGAGGAAGTAAGAAGCCGTATCCGGGAAGAAGTTTTATCCTGTGCGAAAAACGGTATCTATACAACTGCCTTCGTCCCGGTAAAGACCTGGTGGTTCCCCATCGCCATGCAGGAGGCGAAAGCCTGCGAAAAGGAAATTTTCACTATGTAG
- a CDS encoding hemolysin family protein: MDDGSSPLWAVMVFLLFIIINGILYGFGSAIQKVSESEVEKRQQEGDKRSRWLLKVVNDPIMVVNTILTVGTLLSILAGYVGIREIVPHMYGALNKVSSFSYIPDALLHGICVVIVVLLVLILLVAVGVISAKKLFTCNPHQWVYRTAGLVRLIVKLFYPITFLIMKLSNGLVRLLGVDPHHNEEDVTEEEIISMVDDAHEQGVIEENEAEMIQNIMEFSDKEAQDIMTHRKNVSAIEVNTPLAEALSYMLNGSNSRYPVYREDMDDIIGILHLKDAMKQMTFENNGDVPVGQIPDLIREASYIPETRSINDLFKRMQAKKIHMAVVVDEYGQTSGIVTMEDILEEIVGNILDEYDEDDHFIVEQLDDSYLMKGLTPLEEVGEVLDIDFEDEDYETLNGYLTSLLGHIPNIQEDKEVRANGYLFTILGVGNNTIQKVRVEKLPQEEGEERCQDIQNSQT, from the coding sequence ATGGATGACGGGAGTAGTCCTTTATGGGCGGTAATGGTTTTTCTATTATTCATCATCATTAACGGGATTTTATATGGATTTGGCTCTGCCATACAGAAAGTAAGCGAAAGTGAAGTGGAGAAGCGGCAGCAGGAAGGCGACAAAAGGTCCCGCTGGCTTCTGAAAGTGGTAAATGATCCGATCATGGTGGTCAATACCATCCTCACAGTAGGTACACTTCTCAGTATCCTGGCCGGATATGTGGGAATCCGTGAAATCGTGCCTCACATGTATGGAGCATTGAATAAGGTTTCCTCATTCTCTTACATACCGGACGCTTTGCTGCACGGAATCTGTGTTGTGATCGTGGTGCTGCTGGTGCTGATACTGTTGGTTGCTGTGGGCGTGATTTCCGCCAAAAAACTGTTTACCTGTAATCCCCATCAATGGGTTTATCGTACAGCAGGACTGGTACGGCTGATCGTGAAGCTGTTTTATCCTATTACGTTTTTGATCATGAAGCTGTCCAACGGACTGGTTCGCCTGCTGGGTGTGGATCCCCATCACAACGAAGAGGATGTGACGGAGGAAGAGATAATTTCTATGGTGGATGATGCCCATGAGCAGGGCGTGATCGAGGAAAATGAGGCAGAAATGATCCAGAATATCATGGAGTTTTCTGACAAGGAAGCCCAGGATATCATGACTCACCGGAAAAACGTCAGCGCCATTGAGGTGAACACGCCTCTGGCGGAAGCTCTTTCCTATATGTTGAACGGAAGTAATTCCAGATACCCGGTATACAGGGAAGATATGGATGACATTATCGGCATTCTGCATCTGAAGGATGCCATGAAACAGATGACCTTTGAGAACAACGGGGATGTCCCTGTGGGCCAGATCCCAGATCTGATCCGTGAGGCCTCCTATATACCGGAGACCAGAAGCATCAATGATTTGTTCAAGCGGATGCAGGCCAAGAAGATCCACATGGCTGTGGTGGTGGATGAATATGGACAGACTTCAGGCATTGTGACCATGGAGGATATACTGGAAGAGATCGTAGGCAATATTCTGGACGAATATGATGAAGATGACCATTTTATTGTGGAACAGCTTGATGACTCTTATCTGATGAAAGGGCTCACCCCTCTGGAAGAGGTGGGGGAAGTGCTGGATATTGATTTTGAGGATGAAGACTATGAGACTTTAAATGGATATCTGACCTCTTTGCTGGGACATATTCCCAATATTCAGGAAGATAAAGAAGTCAGAGCAAATGGATATTTATTTACCATCCTTGGGGTGGGAAATAATACAATACAAAAAGTAAGGGTGGAAAAACTCCCCCAGGAAGAAGGAGAAGAGAGATGTCAGGACATTCAAAATTCGCAAACATAA
- a CDS encoding type II toxin-antitoxin system PemK/MazF family toxin, whose protein sequence is MVIKRGDIFYADLRPVVGSEQGGIRPVLIIQNDIGNKHSPTVICAAITSKMNKAKLPTHIEIDASSYAIVKDSVILLEQLRTIDKRRLKDKVCHLDAEILKKVNHALCVSLELPTT, encoded by the coding sequence GTGGTTATCAAACGAGGTGATATTTTTTACGCGGATTTAAGGCCGGTAGTCGGCAGCGAACAGGGCGGGATTCGTCCGGTACTGATCATTCAAAATGACATCGGCAATAAACACAGCCCCACAGTTATCTGTGCGGCCATAACATCGAAGATGAATAAGGCGAAGCTGCCCACCCATATAGAGATTGACGCGTCCTCTTACGCCATTGTAAAGGACTCTGTCATTTTGCTGGAGCAGCTTCGCACGATTGATAAACGAAGATTAAAAGACAAGGTATGCCATCTGGATGCGGAAATACTGAAGAAAGTCAATCATGCCCTGTGCGTGAGCCTGGAACTTCCCACTACATAG